One Nocardia farcinica genomic region harbors:
- a CDS encoding acyl-CoA dehydrogenase family protein, with protein sequence MTAVLTARTEAAAFVRDRAAALDRGVTDVRTDLAALGGLGLLGIGLGERGIGEIVAVIEDVAAESLTVAFSLWAQRMTIEYVARAPEPVRRAHLGGLVSGRTVGVTAMAAALKHLAGLGELPLAGARDGDRYRVTGPIAWASNVFPDALIVFPFRDEQGCGRVACTRADAAGVEVRPCPELLALGATASTSLRFTDVTVPAAQCLTADLPAFGAAIRPTFLLLQSAFCTGIARTALAESAGLLDGIGAQFRTDHDALATRHADVRARLHDYAADPAVPDGAALLTVRLDAARLAVDATRLEFALRGGAGYATAGATNRRFREAAFLPIQSPSEGQLRWELSRYR encoded by the coding sequence ATGACCGCCGTGCTCACCGCCCGCACCGAAGCCGCGGCGTTCGTGCGCGACCGGGCCGCCGCCCTCGACCGCGGCGTAACCGACGTGCGCACCGATCTCGCCGCACTCGGCGGCCTCGGTCTGCTCGGAATCGGATTGGGCGAGCGGGGAATCGGCGAGATCGTCGCGGTGATCGAGGACGTGGCGGCCGAGAGCCTGACCGTCGCGTTCTCGCTGTGGGCGCAGCGGATGACCATCGAGTACGTCGCCCGCGCCCCCGAGCCGGTGCGCAGGGCACATCTCGGTGGGCTGGTCAGCGGTCGCACCGTCGGCGTCACCGCCATGGCCGCGGCGCTCAAGCATCTGGCCGGGCTCGGTGAACTGCCGCTGGCGGGGGCCCGCGACGGCGACCGATACCGGGTGACCGGGCCGATCGCCTGGGCGTCCAACGTGTTTCCCGACGCGCTGATCGTGTTTCCGTTCCGGGACGAACAGGGGTGCGGGCGCGTCGCCTGCACCCGCGCCGACGCGGCCGGAGTCGAGGTGCGTCCCTGCCCGGAGCTGCTCGCCCTGGGCGCGACCGCCTCCACCTCGCTGCGGTTCACCGACGTGACGGTACCGGCGGCACAGTGCCTCACCGCGGATCTGCCCGCCTTCGGCGCCGCCATCCGGCCGACGTTCCTGCTGTTGCAGTCGGCGTTCTGCACCGGCATCGCCCGCACCGCGCTGGCCGAGTCCGCCGGGCTGCTCGACGGGATCGGCGCGCAGTTCCGGACCGATCACGACGCGCTGGCGACCCGGCACGCCGACGTGCGCGCCCGGCTGCACGACTATGCCGCCGATCCGGCCGTGCCCGACGGCGCGGCACTGCTCACGGTGCGCCTGGACGCGGCGCGCCTGGCCGTGGACGCGACCCGGCTCGAGTTCGCCCTTCGGGGCGGGGCCGGGTACGCGACCGCGGGCGCCACGAACCGGCGGTTCCGGGAAGCGGCCTTCCTGCCGATCCAATCTCCTTCGGAAGGGCAATTGCGATGGGAACTCTCGCGGTACAGGTGA
- a CDS encoding ABC transporter ATP-binding protein, whose amino-acid sequence MGTLAVQVSGGRKSYPGRPTPVLDGIDLAVAAGETLAVLGASGSGKSTLLRVLAGLDRLDGGTVDWSGSPVPPATGTVFQQPLLMPWLTVGDNILFGGRFARHREGFDAAHARDLLGRFGLGALAERYPDELSGGQAQRVAVIRAAAVRPRLLLLDEPFSALDPAVRADLQDWLRGLVRELSCATVLVTHDVDEALRVADRIVLIGPGAAVREDLRVTGEDPAHVRERIVAGYRETVVPA is encoded by the coding sequence ATGGGAACTCTCGCGGTACAGGTGAGCGGCGGCCGCAAGTCCTACCCCGGCCGCCCGACGCCGGTACTCGACGGGATCGACCTCGCGGTCGCCGCGGGCGAGACCCTGGCCGTGCTCGGCGCCAGCGGTAGCGGCAAGTCGACGTTGCTGCGGGTTCTGGCCGGGCTGGACCGCCTCGACGGCGGCACTGTCGACTGGTCCGGGTCGCCGGTGCCGCCCGCCACCGGCACGGTGTTCCAGCAGCCGCTGCTGATGCCCTGGCTCACGGTGGGCGACAACATCCTCTTCGGCGGCCGGTTCGCCCGGCACCGCGAGGGTTTCGACGCCGCGCACGCACGCGACCTGCTCGGCCGCTTCGGGCTCGGTGCGCTGGCGGAGCGGTATCCCGATGAGTTGTCGGGCGGGCAGGCGCAGCGGGTCGCGGTGATCCGCGCTGCCGCGGTGCGGCCCCGGCTGCTGCTGCTCGACGAGCCGTTCAGCGCGCTCGACCCGGCCGTGCGCGCCGATCTGCAGGACTGGCTGCGCGGGTTGGTGCGCGAATTGTCCTGCGCCACCGTGCTGGTCACACACGATGTGGACGAGGCCCTGCGGGTGGCCGACCGGATCGTGCTCATCGGGCCCGGCGCCGCGGTCCGCGAGGACCTGCGGGTGACCGGCGAGGACCCGGCGCACGTGCGCGAGCGCATCGTCGCCGGTTACCGGGAGACGGTGGTGCCGGCATGA
- a CDS encoding ABC transporter substrate-binding protein, whose translation MSGLSRRALLCGCAGLVAAGGVAGLTDLARAAGGDRVDTTGPLRIGYLPITDAAPLLVAHGAGTVAPGTVAAAKPVLFRSWAALAEAFLSRQVDVVHLLMPMAVQLRYGLGADVRVLGWNHTNGSALTVAPHITEPEQLAGTQVAIPFWWSIHNILIQRYLRAHGLRPVIRRAASRADRSVELIVMSPSDMVPALANGSIAGYTVADPFNAAAQVRGIGRIHRYLGDLWRDHACCALVVHQDLLDRRPEVAQALTDGIVAAQRRIDTDRAATAKLLAGTYLPQPLPAITTALTYPQPPPLRHPDWQPQRIGFQAFPFPSFTAALVAAMPDTVVDGDTRFLSRLDPDRVHGELVDDRFVRTTLARAGGPAAVGLPDSLTRTEEIDPS comes from the coding sequence ATGAGCGGACTGTCCCGGCGGGCGCTGCTGTGCGGGTGCGCCGGACTGGTGGCGGCGGGCGGTGTGGCCGGCCTGACCGACCTGGCCCGGGCCGCGGGGGGCGACCGCGTCGACACCACCGGCCCGCTGCGCATCGGCTACCTGCCGATCACCGACGCCGCCCCGCTGCTGGTCGCGCACGGCGCGGGCACCGTCGCGCCCGGCACGGTGGCGGCGGCGAAACCGGTGCTGTTCCGCAGCTGGGCCGCGCTGGCCGAGGCCTTCCTGAGCAGGCAGGTGGACGTGGTGCACCTGTTGATGCCGATGGCGGTGCAGCTGCGCTACGGGCTCGGCGCCGACGTGCGGGTGCTGGGCTGGAACCACACCAACGGCTCGGCGCTCACCGTCGCACCGCACATCACCGAACCGGAGCAGCTGGCGGGCACGCAGGTGGCGATCCCGTTCTGGTGGTCGATCCACAACATCCTGATCCAGCGGTACCTGCGGGCGCACGGCCTGCGTCCGGTGATCCGGCGCGCGGCGTCGCGGGCCGATCGCAGTGTCGAGCTGATCGTGATGAGCCCGTCGGACATGGTGCCCGCGCTGGCCAACGGCTCGATCGCCGGCTACACCGTCGCCGACCCGTTCAACGCCGCGGCGCAGGTGCGCGGGATCGGCCGGATCCACCGCTACCTCGGCGACCTGTGGCGCGACCATGCCTGCTGCGCGCTGGTGGTGCATCAGGATCTGCTCGACCGGCGGCCCGAGGTCGCCCAAGCGCTCACCGACGGCATCGTCGCCGCGCAACGCCGCATCGACACCGACCGTGCCGCGACCGCGAAACTCCTCGCGGGCACCTATCTTCCGCAGCCGCTGCCCGCGATCACCACCGCCCTCACCTATCCGCAGCCGCCGCCGCTGCGGCACCCGGACTGGCAGCCGCAGCGCATCGGGTTCCAGGCGTTCCCGTTCCCGAGCTTCACCGCGGCGCTGGTCGCGGCCATGCCCGACACCGTCGTGGACGGCGACACCCGGTTCCTGTCCCGCCTCGACCCCGACCGCGTGCACGGCGAGCTGGTCGACGACCGATTCGTCCGCACCACCCTGGCCCGGGCAGGCGGCCCCGCCGCCGTCGGCCTGCCGGATTCGCTGACCCGCACCGAGGAGATCGACCCGTCGTGA
- a CDS encoding ABC transporter permease has translation MTITTAPDTAPAVARRPSVLPRLLAIAAALALWWLVTGVLAGPESLLRDFGPQHVPGALHALHERGVLLPDIGVSLWRLVLGLLIAVTVGVPLGLLLGLHAATEHALAPVVQFLRMISPLSWAPIAVALFGIGNQPVVFLVAAAAVWPIVLDTAAGVRAIDPGLLLVARSFGATRREQLTAVVLPAVRGPVQSGLRIALGIAWVVLVPAEMLGVRSGLGYQILNARDQLAYDQVMAVIVVIGALGFVLDGLARALLDRRQPG, from the coding sequence GTGACCATCACCACCGCTCCCGACACCGCGCCCGCCGTGGCACGGCGCCCCTCGGTCCTGCCGCGCCTGCTCGCCATCGCCGCCGCGCTGGCGCTGTGGTGGCTGGTCACCGGCGTGCTGGCCGGGCCCGAATCGCTGCTGCGCGACTTCGGGCCCCAGCACGTCCCCGGCGCGCTGCACGCCCTCCACGAGCGGGGTGTACTGCTGCCCGACATCGGCGTCAGCCTGTGGCGGCTGGTGCTCGGCCTGCTGATCGCCGTGACCGTCGGCGTGCCGCTGGGACTGCTGCTCGGCCTGCACGCGGCCACCGAGCACGCGCTCGCCCCGGTCGTGCAGTTCCTGCGGATGATCTCGCCGCTGTCCTGGGCACCGATCGCGGTGGCGCTGTTCGGCATCGGCAATCAGCCGGTGGTGTTCCTGGTCGCGGCGGCCGCGGTGTGGCCGATCGTGCTCGACACCGCCGCGGGCGTGCGCGCGATCGACCCGGGACTGTTGCTGGTGGCCCGGTCGTTCGGCGCCACCCGGCGCGAGCAACTCACCGCGGTCGTGCTGCCCGCGGTGCGCGGACCGGTGCAGTCGGGCCTGCGCATCGCGCTCGGGATCGCCTGGGTGGTGCTGGTCCCCGCCGAGATGCTCGGTGTGCGTTCGGGATTGGGCTATCAGATCCTCAACGCGCGGGACCAGCTGGCCTACGACCAGGTCATGGCCGTGATCGTCGTCATCGGCGCCCTCGGCTTCGTGCTCGACGGCCTGGCCAGGGCCCTGCTGGACCGCAGGCAGCCCGGCTGA
- a CDS encoding alpha/beta hydrolase produces the protein MRDARRLIRDAGLATMIGMDPELEPFLPLFPPSDLSDIPQARRQLAELAAAVPADIAAHLDIEDRTVPGEPAVPVRIYRPQHARGAIVWAHGGGFVMGDLDTEHPWATRLADGSGATVISVGYRLAPEHPFPAAHDDMYAVLTWAAAHADELGIDPARIAVGGHSSGAGIAASVALRARDEQGPPICLQLLNQPGLDDRQRSWSARNFTDTPFLNRSKVTQMWEYYLQGTPATPYAAPARATDLSGLPPAYIATAEYCPNRDEDIDYALRLLWAGVPVELHQWPGTFHGSQAIVSAAVSQRQNEEFAAALRRAVGEP, from the coding sequence ATGCGCGACGCCCGGCGGCTGATTCGCGACGCCGGACTCGCGACGATGATCGGCATGGACCCCGAACTCGAACCCTTCCTCCCGCTGTTCCCGCCGTCGGACCTGTCGGATATCCCCCAGGCGCGCAGGCAACTGGCCGAATTGGCCGCGGCGGTACCGGCCGACATCGCCGCGCACCTCGACATCGAGGACCGCACCGTGCCCGGCGAGCCCGCCGTCCCGGTGCGGATCTACCGGCCCCAGCACGCGCGCGGGGCGATCGTGTGGGCGCACGGCGGCGGCTTCGTGATGGGCGACCTCGACACCGAGCACCCCTGGGCCACCCGGCTGGCGGACGGCTCGGGCGCGACGGTGATCTCGGTCGGCTACCGCCTGGCCCCCGAGCATCCGTTCCCCGCCGCCCACGACGACATGTACGCCGTGCTCACCTGGGCCGCCGCACACGCCGACGAACTCGGCATCGACCCGGCCCGCATCGCGGTCGGCGGGCACAGCTCCGGGGCGGGTATCGCGGCCTCGGTGGCGCTGCGGGCGCGGGACGAACAGGGGCCGCCGATCTGCCTGCAACTGCTCAACCAGCCCGGACTCGACGACCGCCAGCGCAGCTGGTCGGCCCGCAACTTCACCGATACCCCCTTCCTGAACCGGTCGAAGGTCACCCAGATGTGGGAGTACTACCTCCAGGGCACGCCCGCCACGCCCTACGCGGCGCCGGCGCGGGCCACCGACCTGTCCGGCCTGCCGCCCGCCTACATCGCCACCGCCGAGTACTGCCCCAACCGCGACGAGGACATCGACTACGCGCTGCGGCTGCTGTGGGCCGGTGTCCCGGTGGAACTGCACCAGTGGCCGGGGACATTCCACGGCTCGCAGGCCATCGTGTCCGCGGCGGTGTCGCAGCGGCAGAACGAGGAGTTCGCCGCCGCCCTGCGCCGCGCGGTGGGTGAGCCCTGA
- a CDS encoding helix-turn-helix domain-containing protein, with product MDALVVRLAQLDVDAAGALRVVMFYDTLMRRRVDLPALARASAALAECVAGIRLHGTGRVIRFGPDGRSAQTPPPAAAGTPVTLDDEEIGTVWLERTGASRALDEMLLDRFALAVATVVERYGPARTTMADPALVELVIGADSDEAARARALRLLGFAADLPVRVAAVRSPQPLDRIGGSVCPGRPVKAATVGGVGVLLATTFDATGFPPDTLAGLGTAAELGRAWWEARTALRFATARRPVVDFGDLGSLALLAQVPRDALRDNADVAAVAAIAADRDALDTLDAYCATGSVRRAADLLHLHHSSVARRVEALGRGLGIDLTEPTGLLRARLALAAWRLLAD from the coding sequence ATGGATGCTCTCGTCGTCCGGCTCGCGCAACTCGACGTGGATGCCGCGGGCGCACTGCGTGTCGTCATGTTCTACGACACCCTCATGCGCCGCCGGGTCGATCTGCCCGCGCTCGCCCGCGCCTCGGCCGCGCTCGCCGAATGCGTGGCGGGCATCCGCTTGCACGGCACCGGCCGGGTCATCCGATTCGGGCCGGACGGCCGGTCCGCGCAGACCCCGCCGCCCGCCGCGGCCGGTACGCCCGTCACCCTCGACGACGAGGAGATCGGCACGGTGTGGCTCGAACGCACCGGCGCGTCCCGTGCGCTCGACGAGATGCTGTTGGACCGGTTCGCCCTGGCCGTCGCGACGGTGGTCGAACGTTACGGGCCGGCGCGCACGACGATGGCCGATCCGGCGCTGGTCGAGCTGGTGATCGGCGCCGACAGCGACGAGGCGGCACGGGCGCGGGCGCTGCGACTGCTCGGTTTCGCCGCCGACCTGCCGGTGCGGGTGGCCGCGGTGCGCTCGCCGCAACCGCTGGACCGGATCGGCGGGTCGGTCTGCCCGGGCAGACCGGTGAAGGCGGCGACGGTCGGCGGCGTGGGCGTCCTGCTCGCCACCACCTTCGACGCGACCGGGTTCCCACCAGACACCCTGGCCGGTCTCGGTACCGCCGCCGAGCTCGGCCGCGCCTGGTGGGAGGCCCGCACGGCATTGCGCTTCGCCACCGCGCGCAGGCCGGTGGTCGACTTCGGCGATCTCGGCTCGCTGGCGCTGCTGGCGCAGGTGCCCCGGGACGCGTTGCGGGACAATGCCGATGTGGCCGCGGTGGCCGCGATCGCGGCCGACCGGGACGCCCTCGACACCCTGGACGCCTATTGCGCCACGGGGTCGGTGCGGCGGGCCGCCGATCTGCTGCACCTGCACCACAGCAGCGTCGCCCGCCGGGTCGAGGCGCTCGGCCGCGGGCTCGGCATCGACCTCACCGAGCCCACCGGCCTGCTCCGCGCCCGGCTCGCCCTGGCCGCCTGGCGGCTGCTGGCGGACTGA
- a CDS encoding YceI family protein produces MTTSTNDTLLKTGSWALDTAHSAVGFTIRHLGIAKVRGRFTRFETEFVVDETGAATVGATIHLDSFDTGNPDRDAHVRAADFLDVANRPTLTFRADSPVRVAETFTVAGVATLGERSTPVELEVEWGGVQEFPGTGNRHAGFSATGVIDRTALGVGPTAPGLLANSVRIELDIQLIEPA; encoded by the coding sequence ATGACCACGAGCACGAACGACACCCTGCTGAAGACCGGTTCCTGGGCACTCGACACGGCCCACTCCGCGGTCGGTTTCACCATCCGGCATCTCGGCATCGCCAAGGTGCGCGGCCGCTTCACCCGCTTCGAGACCGAGTTCGTCGTCGACGAGACCGGCGCGGCGACCGTCGGCGCCACCATCCACCTCGACTCCTTCGACACCGGCAACCCCGACCGGGACGCCCACGTGCGCGCCGCCGACTTCCTCGACGTCGCCAACCGGCCCACCCTCACCTTCCGTGCCGACAGCCCGGTGCGCGTGGCCGAGACGTTCACCGTGGCCGGCGTCGCCACCCTCGGCGAGCGCAGCACCCCGGTCGAACTCGAGGTCGAGTGGGGCGGCGTCCAGGAATTCCCCGGCACCGGCAACCGGCACGCCGGCTTCTCGGCCACCGGCGTGATCGACCGCACCGCCCTCGGCGTGGGTCCCACCGCGCCGGGCCTGCTCGCCAACTCCGTGCGGATCGAGCTGGACATCCAGCTGATCGAACCCGCCTGA
- a CDS encoding helix-turn-helix domain-containing protein translates to MTANRFAEFLVARRAELRPADVGLPEAGRRRTPGLRREEVAVRAGVSVDYLARLEQGRDTNPSLAVVDALADALLLDEAQRRHFGLLALTAGKEDRCPGAAAATTAVPETVRTVVRALDPTPAFVLGRGLDVLGHNDAWAELVAPLGLLDPPNNLAHWVFRHEDARLVLRNRAAVADGVAAALYRATMRWPADERLRRAVTELRAVPEFARRWQPRLAADQPPAPLRLDHPVHGALTLTAETLETQRDQTVVVWLPDRALPREPGLRLIRTAGEASA, encoded by the coding sequence GTGACCGCGAACAGGTTCGCCGAGTTCCTCGTCGCCCGCCGCGCCGAGCTGCGGCCCGCCGATGTGGGCCTGCCGGAGGCGGGCAGGCGGCGCACGCCCGGACTGCGCCGCGAGGAGGTGGCGGTGCGCGCCGGAGTGAGCGTGGACTATCTCGCCCGGCTCGAGCAGGGCCGCGACACCAACCCCTCCCTCGCGGTCGTCGACGCGCTGGCGGACGCGCTGCTGCTCGACGAGGCCCAGCGCCGGCATTTCGGCCTGCTCGCGCTGACCGCGGGCAAAGAGGACCGCTGCCCGGGCGCGGCGGCAGCCACGACCGCGGTTCCCGAGACCGTCCGCACCGTGGTCCGCGCCCTCGATCCCACCCCCGCGTTCGTACTCGGCCGCGGCCTCGACGTCCTCGGCCACAACGACGCCTGGGCCGAGCTGGTCGCACCGCTCGGGCTGCTCGATCCGCCGAACAATCTGGCGCACTGGGTCTTCCGGCACGAGGATGCCCGCCTAGTGCTGCGCAACCGGGCCGCGGTCGCCGACGGCGTCGCCGCTGCCCTCTACCGGGCGACGATGCGCTGGCCCGCCGACGAGCGACTGCGGCGCGCGGTCACCGAACTGCGTGCCGTGCCGGAGTTCGCCCGGCGCTGGCAGCCCCGCCTGGCCGCCGACCAGCCGCCCGCGCCCCTGCGGCTGGACCACCCGGTGCACGGGGCGCTCACCCTCACGGCGGAGACGCTGGAGACCCAGCGGGACCAGACCGTCGTGGTGTGGCTGCCGGACCGCGCGCTGCCCCGCGAGCCCGGCCTGCGCCTGATCCGCACCGCCGGTGAGGCCAGCGCCTGA
- a CDS encoding DUF1540 domain-containing protein, with product MTTMEMPHVSECTVSDCSYNHDGCHAYAINVAGQNGSADCTTFIPLSAKGGLDRVTSMVGACQRVDCTHNQNLECTAPEIRVGLGASDHSANCLTYSPA from the coding sequence ATGACCACGATGGAAATGCCTCACGTCAGCGAATGCACGGTCAGCGACTGTTCGTACAACCACGACGGCTGCCATGCCTACGCGATCAACGTCGCCGGGCAGAACGGTTCCGCCGACTGCACCACCTTCATCCCTCTCTCGGCCAAGGGCGGACTGGACCGCGTCACCTCGATGGTCGGCGCCTGCCAGCGCGTCGACTGCACCCACAACCAGAACCTCGAGTGCACCGCTCCAGAGATCCGTGTCGGCCTCGGCGCGAGCGACCACTCCGCCAACTGCCTGACCTACTCCCCCGCCTGA
- a CDS encoding metallophosphoesterase, translated as MKYLPRVILFLAVPALLFVFPWWTLVAAPSGGTGALFALGTAACVLGALTLPAAMVLGHGPRQSDAAALLGDTLLGVAWVFFTWSALGAVVNVALGAAGIAGHAGPVALAVLVIASALMCYGLAEAARVPRVRTREVPIAGLGRGLDGVRLVVITDTHFDARNRVRWSRRVVELINAQQPDIVCHAGDLADGSVERRHPQVDPLEKVAAPLGRFYITGNHEYFGDAAGWIAHMSSLGWQPLRNAHEVLTRAGDSLVLAGIDDPTGVVLPGHGPDLRAALDGADPALPVVLLAHQPRQVADAAAAGVALQISGHTHGGQIWPFHYLVRLEQPVVAGLSRHGEHTWLYTSRGTGYWGPPLRVFAPSEITVLVLRTHPAVTPRRAPRPPAAR; from the coding sequence TTGAAGTACCTCCCCCGCGTCATCCTGTTCCTCGCGGTTCCCGCGCTGCTGTTCGTGTTTCCGTGGTGGACGCTGGTCGCCGCCCCGTCCGGTGGCACCGGTGCGCTGTTCGCCCTCGGCACCGCCGCGTGCGTCCTCGGTGCGCTGACCCTGCCCGCCGCGATGGTGCTCGGGCACGGTCCGCGTCAGTCCGACGCCGCGGCCCTCCTCGGCGACACGCTGCTCGGCGTCGCGTGGGTGTTCTTCACCTGGTCGGCGCTCGGCGCGGTGGTGAATGTCGCGCTCGGCGCGGCCGGGATCGCGGGCCACGCCGGTCCGGTCGCGCTCGCCGTGCTGGTGATCGCGTCGGCGCTGATGTGCTACGGGCTCGCCGAGGCGGCGCGGGTGCCGCGGGTGCGCACCCGCGAGGTCCCCATCGCGGGGCTCGGGCGCGGGCTGGACGGCGTGCGGCTGGTGGTGATCACCGACACCCACTTCGATGCGCGCAACCGGGTCCGCTGGTCGCGGCGCGTGGTCGAACTGATCAACGCGCAGCAGCCCGACATCGTCTGTCACGCCGGTGATCTCGCCGACGGCTCGGTCGAGCGGCGCCACCCGCAGGTGGACCCGTTGGAGAAGGTCGCCGCGCCGCTCGGGCGTTTCTACATCACGGGCAACCACGAGTACTTCGGCGACGCGGCGGGCTGGATCGCGCACATGAGCTCACTGGGCTGGCAGCCGCTGCGCAACGCGCACGAGGTCCTCACCCGCGCCGGGGACAGCCTGGTGCTGGCGGGCATCGACGACCCGACCGGCGTCGTGCTGCCCGGCCACGGGCCGGATCTGCGCGCGGCGCTCGACGGCGCCGACCCGGCGTTGCCGGTGGTCCTGCTGGCCCATCAGCCCCGCCAGGTCGCCGACGCGGCGGCCGCCGGGGTGGCCCTGCAGATCTCCGGGCACACCCACGGCGGCCAGATCTGGCCGTTCCACTATCTGGTCCGGTTGGAGCAGCCGGTGGTGGCCGGGCTGAGCAGGCACGGCGAACACACCTGGCTCTACACCAGCCGCGGCACCGGGTACTGGGGACCGCCGCTGCGGGTGTTCGCGCCGAGTGAGATCACCGTGCTCGTCCTGCGCACGCACCCGGCCGTCACCCCGCGACGGGCACCTCGACCGCCCGCGGCGCGGTGA
- a CDS encoding MFS transporter has protein sequence MPIGLVALVIGSFGIGLTEFVIMGLLPEVAADFGVTEAAAGWLISGYALSVVVGALGLTAATTRLPRKAVLLGLLGLFILGNALSALAPTYETMMAGRVVAALCHGAFFGIGAVVAASLVAPAKKAGAVAVMFTGLTVANVLGVPFGTFLGQEHGWRATFWAITAIGVLALIGIAVLVPATAGARAAGAAPGLRAELRAFTSGQVWLSLIVTVLGYGGMFGAFTYIAYTLTEVSGFAASTVPWLLVLFGLGLFVGNWAGGRLADRSLDGTLLGFVAALTVVLVVFASVAAHPVPTVAALILMGGFSFGTVPGLQTRIMHYAAGAPTLASGANIGAFNLGNALGAWAGGLAISAGFGYTSPIWVGAGITLAALAVMGFAASTARRARADAVTAPRAVEVPVAG, from the coding sequence ATGCCCATCGGGCTTGTCGCTCTCGTGATCGGTAGCTTCGGAATCGGGCTCACCGAGTTCGTGATCATGGGATTGTTGCCCGAGGTCGCCGCCGACTTCGGGGTCACCGAGGCCGCGGCCGGATGGCTGATCTCCGGCTACGCGCTGAGCGTGGTGGTCGGTGCGCTCGGGCTCACGGCCGCCACCACCCGGCTGCCGCGCAAAGCGGTACTGCTCGGGCTGCTCGGGCTGTTCATCCTCGGCAACGCGCTCTCCGCACTCGCGCCGACCTACGAGACGATGATGGCCGGACGCGTGGTGGCCGCACTGTGCCACGGCGCGTTCTTCGGCATCGGTGCGGTGGTCGCCGCGAGCCTGGTCGCCCCCGCGAAGAAGGCCGGTGCGGTGGCCGTCATGTTCACCGGTCTCACCGTCGCCAACGTGCTCGGCGTCCCGTTCGGCACCTTCCTCGGCCAGGAACACGGCTGGCGGGCGACGTTCTGGGCCATCACCGCCATCGGCGTGCTCGCGCTGATCGGCATCGCGGTGCTGGTGCCCGCCACGGCGGGAGCGCGGGCGGCGGGCGCGGCACCGGGGTTGCGCGCCGAACTGCGCGCCTTCACCTCCGGGCAGGTGTGGTTGTCGCTGATCGTCACGGTGCTCGGCTACGGCGGCATGTTCGGCGCGTTCACCTATATCGCCTACACGCTCACCGAGGTCAGCGGGTTCGCCGCGAGCACCGTGCCGTGGCTGCTGGTGCTGTTCGGGCTCGGGCTGTTCGTGGGCAACTGGGCGGGCGGGCGGCTGGCCGACCGGTCCCTGGATGGCACCCTGCTCGGCTTCGTCGCCGCCCTGACCGTCGTGCTGGTGGTGTTCGCGTCGGTCGCCGCCCATCCGGTGCCGACCGTCGCGGCGCTGATCCTGATGGGCGGCTTCAGTTTCGGGACCGTACCCGGCTTGCAGACGCGCATCATGCACTACGCCGCCGGCGCGCCGACGCTGGCCTCCGGGGCGAACATCGGCGCCTTCAATCTCGGTAACGCGCTGGGCGCCTGGGCCGGCGGTCTGGCGATCAGCGCGGGCTTCGGCTACACCTCGCCGATCTGGGTCGGCGCCGGGATCACCCTGGCGGCGCTGGCGGTGATGGGGTTCGCCGCCTCGACCGCGCGGCGAGCCAGGGCCGACGCGGTCACCGCGCCGCGGGCGGTCGAGGTGCCCGTCGCGGGGTGA
- a CDS encoding MarR family winged helix-turn-helix transcriptional regulator, with protein MGIGDDAVEVRAQGWRTLAALHALIESALERELAAVELSVVEYTVLDALSRQDGWHMRMQQLARATALSPSATTRLVNRLENRHLLQRVLCADDRRGIYTELTAPGRALYERARPLHDAALERALDDAAAQPELAPVVAALHDLALPRATATPD; from the coding sequence GTGGGCATCGGCGACGACGCGGTCGAGGTGCGGGCGCAGGGGTGGCGCACGCTCGCGGCCCTGCACGCCCTCATCGAGTCGGCGCTCGAACGCGAACTCGCCGCGGTCGAGTTGTCGGTGGTCGAGTACACCGTGCTCGACGCGCTCAGCAGGCAGGACGGCTGGCACATGCGCATGCAGCAGCTCGCCCGCGCGACCGCGCTGAGCCCGAGCGCCACCACCCGCCTGGTGAACCGCCTGGAGAATCGCCACCTGCTCCAGCGGGTGCTGTGCGCCGACGACCGCCGCGGCATCTACACCGAACTCACCGCGCCCGGCCGCGCTCTCTACGAACGCGCCAGACCCCTGCACGACGCCGCCCTGGAACGCGCCCTCGACGACGCCGCCGCCCAGCCCGAGCTGGCCCCGGTGGTGGCGGCGCTGCACGACCTGGCGCTGCCACGGGCTACGGCAACACCCGACTGA